One genomic region from Aminivibrio pyruvatiphilus encodes:
- a CDS encoding ribosomal L7Ae/L30e/S12e/Gadd45 family protein, with amino-acid sequence MPLNELAVPERVTGERQVRRKLEAGRLAKLFIAEDADPAMVGPLEKEARRQDIPVERVSDMVRLGRACAISRGASVAGIER; translated from the coding sequence TTGCCTTTAAACGAGCTGGCAGTTCCCGAAAGAGTCACGGGAGAGCGTCAGGTGAGGCGGAAGCTTGAAGCAGGCAGGTTGGCGAAACTTTTCATCGCCGAGGACGCCGACCCGGCCATGGTCGGCCCACTCGAGAAGGAAGCGCGGAGACAGGATATTCCCGTGGAAAGAGTCAGCGATATGGTCCGGCTGGGCAGGGCATGTGCCATAAGCCGCGGAGCCTCGGTCGCGGGAATTGAAAGATAA